One window from the genome of Castellaniella sp. MT123 encodes:
- a CDS encoding acetaldehyde dehydrogenase (acetylating), whose amino-acid sequence MTNKFRAAIIGPGNIGTDLLAKLMRSDWIEPVWMVGIDPDSDGLKRARELGLKTTDQGVDGLLPHVIEDGIRFAFDATSAYVHKSNSDKLTALGVRMIDLTPAAIGPFCVPPVNLASLVEQDQQNVNMVTCGGQATIPMVNAISRVQPVEYGEIIATVSSRSAGPGTRKNIDEFTRTTAGAVEKVGGARKGKAIIILNPADPPMIMRDTVHCLTETDPDQAAITESIHQMLEQVRKYVPGYRLVNGPVFDGKRVSVYLEIEGLGDYLPKYSGNLDIMTAAAARTAELMAEHMLHGTPQAAPAAL is encoded by the coding sequence ATGACAAACAAGTTTCGCGCGGCCATCATCGGCCCCGGCAATATCGGCACCGACCTGCTGGCCAAACTGATGCGCAGCGACTGGATCGAGCCGGTCTGGATGGTGGGTATTGACCCGGATTCCGACGGCCTCAAACGCGCCCGCGAGCTGGGTCTGAAAACCACGGACCAAGGTGTCGACGGCCTCCTGCCGCATGTGATCGAAGACGGCATCCGCTTTGCGTTCGATGCCACCAGCGCCTATGTGCACAAATCCAATTCGGACAAGCTGACGGCGCTGGGCGTGCGCATGATCGACCTGACGCCAGCGGCCATCGGCCCGTTCTGCGTCCCGCCGGTCAACCTGGCCAGCCTGGTGGAGCAGGACCAGCAGAACGTCAACATGGTCACCTGCGGCGGCCAGGCCACTATTCCGATGGTCAATGCCATATCCCGCGTGCAGCCGGTGGAATACGGTGAAATCATCGCCACGGTGTCGTCACGATCGGCGGGCCCCGGCACGCGCAAGAACATCGACGAGTTCACCCGCACCACGGCGGGTGCCGTCGAGAAGGTCGGTGGTGCCAGGAAAGGCAAGGCCATCATCATCCTGAATCCCGCCGATCCCCCGATGATCATGCGCGACACGGTGCACTGCCTGACCGAGACCGATCCCGACCAGGCCGCGATCACCGAATCGATCCACCAGATGCTGGAACAGGTCCGCAAATACGTGCCCGGCTACCGCCTGGTGAATGGCCCGGTGTTCGACGGAAAACGTGTCTCTGTGTACCTGGAAATCGAGGGTCTGGGAGACTACCTGCCGAAATATTCGGGCAATCTGGACATCATGACCGCCGCAGCGGCGCGCACCGCCGAACTGATGGCCGAGCACATGCTGCACGGCACCCCCCAAGCCGCCCCGGCTGCCCTCTAA
- a CDS encoding carbohydrate ABC transporter permease — MKTATPSPARTTGLYVATLLFVVFAALPFYVMLITSFKTQGDIFTPANNPFWFTESPTLDNVKLLFLHTEFVRWLLNTVWVGLAVVAITLVLSIPAAYGLARIAGGWGETLGIGIFLSYLVPPTLLFIPFSKVIAYLGLQNSLWALIVAYPTFTIPFCTWLLMGFFKGIPRDIEEQAMIDGHTRFSAFIHVILPLAVPGLMTVIVFAFTLSTSEFIYALAFVTHTADKTISIAVPTELIRGDVYHWGPLLAGALIASIPIAVLYTFFIDQLVAGLTSVARR; from the coding sequence ATGAAAACCGCGACCCCTTCACCCGCACGGACCACCGGCCTGTACGTCGCCACGCTGCTATTTGTGGTCTTCGCGGCGCTGCCGTTCTACGTCATGCTGATCACCAGCTTCAAGACCCAGGGCGATATCTTTACCCCGGCGAACAATCCCTTCTGGTTCACCGAATCTCCCACACTGGACAACGTCAAGCTGCTGTTCCTGCACACCGAGTTCGTGCGGTGGCTGCTGAATACCGTCTGGGTCGGCCTGGCCGTGGTGGCCATCACGCTGGTATTGTCGATCCCCGCCGCCTACGGGCTGGCACGCATCGCCGGCGGGTGGGGCGAGACCCTGGGCATCGGGATTTTCCTCAGCTACCTGGTGCCGCCCACCCTGCTGTTCATCCCCTTTTCCAAGGTCATCGCCTACCTGGGGCTGCAGAATTCACTCTGGGCGCTGATCGTGGCCTACCCCACATTCACCATCCCGTTTTGCACCTGGCTGCTGATGGGATTCTTCAAAGGCATCCCGCGCGACATCGAAGAACAGGCCATGATCGACGGGCACACCCGCTTCAGCGCCTTCATCCATGTCATCCTGCCCCTGGCGGTGCCCGGGCTGATGACGGTTATCGTCTTCGCCTTCACCCTGTCCACCAGCGAATTTATCTACGCACTGGCCTTCGTTACCCATACGGCCGACAAGACCATCAGCATCGCGGTGCCGACGGAACTGATCCGGGGCGACGTCTACCACTGGGGCCCCCTGCTGGCCGGCGCGCTGATCGCCAGCATCCCGATCGCCGTGCTGTATACGTTCTTCATCGATCAACTGGTGGCGGGCCTGACGTCGGTGGCCCGCCGTTAG
- the dmpG gene encoding 4-hydroxy-2-oxovalerate aldolase, producing MTSTQNKITLHDMTLRDGMHPKQHRITLDQMRTIAQGLDDAGMPLIEVTHGDGLGGASVNYGFPAHSDEEYLQAVLPVVKHSKVSALLLPGIGTTDHLRMAHDLGVHTIRVATHCTEADVSEQHITEARRLGMDTVGFLMMSHMNSPEGLVKQARLMEGYGANCIYITDSAGHLLPHTVRERLLAVRDALKPDTELGFHGHHNLAMGVANTIAAIEAGATRVDAACAGLGAGAGNTPMEVLVAVLDLMGIQTGVDVFKIQDVAEDLVVPMMDFPIRIDRDALTLGYAGVYGSFLLFAKRAEKKYGVPAREILVEMGRRGMVGGQEDMIEDTALSLLNQRSARKQAVTA from the coding sequence ATGACCTCGACTCAAAACAAGATCACCCTGCATGACATGACGCTGCGCGATGGCATGCACCCCAAGCAGCACCGGATCACGCTCGACCAGATGCGCACGATCGCCCAGGGGCTGGACGACGCAGGCATGCCGCTCATCGAAGTCACCCACGGTGACGGGCTGGGTGGTGCCTCCGTCAATTATGGCTTCCCGGCACATTCCGACGAGGAATACCTGCAGGCCGTGCTGCCTGTGGTCAAGCACAGCAAGGTATCCGCGCTGCTGCTGCCCGGGATCGGTACCACCGACCACCTGCGCATGGCGCATGATCTGGGGGTGCACACCATCCGGGTCGCCACCCACTGCACCGAGGCCGATGTCTCCGAACAGCACATCACCGAAGCGCGCCGCCTGGGGATGGACACCGTCGGCTTTCTGATGATGAGTCACATGAACAGCCCCGAGGGGCTGGTCAAACAAGCCCGGCTCATGGAAGGTTACGGCGCCAACTGCATCTACATCACGGACTCGGCCGGCCATCTGCTGCCCCACACGGTACGGGAACGGCTGCTGGCTGTGCGCGACGCGCTCAAACCCGACACGGAGCTGGGCTTTCATGGCCACCACAACCTGGCCATGGGTGTCGCCAACACCATTGCCGCCATCGAGGCCGGCGCAACCCGCGTCGATGCGGCCTGCGCCGGGCTGGGCGCGGGCGCGGGCAACACACCGATGGAGGTCCTGGTCGCGGTACTGGATCTGATGGGCATCCAGACGGGGGTGGACGTCTTCAAGATCCAGGACGTGGCCGAGGACCTGGTCGTGCCGATGATGGATTTCCCGATCCGCATCGACCGCGATGCGCTGACGTTGGGCTATGCCGGCGTCTATGGTTCGTTCCTGCTGTTCGCCAAGCGCGCCGAAAAGAAATACGGCGTGCCTGCCCGCGAGATCCTGGTCGAAATGGGGCGTCGCGGCATGGTGGGGGGTCAGGAAGACATGATCGAGGACACCGCCTTGTCCTTGCTCAACCAGCGCAGCGCCCGGAAACAGGCCGTCACGGCCTGA
- a CDS encoding TRAP transporter small permease, whose product MLKWIDDHFEEALLVFLLSAMSLLIGGQVFMRYVMMNSLAWSEELARYCFIWATYLGVSYGVKRKAHICVTAVSERLSGNPQRYLHIFAYLIFGLFAFLVMKEGWALAMKIFRFGQKSSSLGIYMGWIYLAPTISFGLVVLRLLQAIGHEVRAIRQGA is encoded by the coding sequence ATGCTCAAGTGGATCGATGATCACTTCGAGGAAGCCCTGCTCGTCTTCCTGCTTTCCGCCATGTCCCTCCTGATCGGCGGCCAGGTCTTCATGCGGTATGTCATGATGAACTCGCTGGCCTGGTCCGAGGAACTGGCCCGCTACTGTTTCATCTGGGCCACCTATCTTGGCGTCAGCTACGGCGTCAAACGCAAAGCCCACATTTGCGTCACCGCCGTCAGCGAACGCCTGTCGGGCAACCCGCAGCGCTATCTGCATATTTTCGCCTACCTGATCTTCGGCCTGTTCGCCTTCCTGGTCATGAAAGAAGGCTGGGCGCTGGCGATGAAGATCTTCCGCTTCGGACAGAAATCGTCTTCCCTGGGGATCTACATGGGCTGGATCTACCTGGCACCGACCATCAGTTTCGGGTTGGTCGTCCTGCGTCTGCTGCAGGCGATCGGCCACGAAGTCCGCGCCATCCGTCAGGGAGCCTGA
- a CDS encoding ABC transporter ATP-binding protein, giving the protein MASLSIEHLSTTYDHGRVKAVDDVSLDVPDGEFLVLLGASGSGKSTLMRTIAGLEHPSSGTIHIDGRLANEEPPRQRNIAMVFQSYALYPHKTVARNISFPLEAVKMPAAQIHDKVQWAADLFGIGHLLARKPRALSGGERQRVALARALVRTPSLFLMDEPLSNLDAKLRHSARREFKRLHQQTGITTLYVTHDQVEAMGLGQRIAVMNHGKIQQIGTPYEIYHEPANTFVAQFMGSPPMNLIPVGDWLLGFHPEDARITEQTSLPQHLMLPVEIQQVENLGADSLVYGTFVPNRTDIILKLPERMAEGLAAGQSCTFSVPDPLIRRFDPRSGLQAKD; this is encoded by the coding sequence ATGGCCAGCCTGAGCATCGAGCACCTAAGCACCACCTACGACCATGGCCGCGTCAAGGCCGTGGACGATGTCAGCCTGGACGTCCCCGACGGGGAATTCCTGGTGCTGCTGGGCGCCTCGGGCTCAGGGAAATCCACACTGATGCGGACGATTGCGGGGCTGGAACACCCCAGCAGCGGCACGATCCATATCGATGGACGACTGGCCAATGAAGAACCTCCACGCCAGCGCAACATCGCCATGGTTTTCCAGAGCTACGCGCTCTACCCCCACAAGACCGTGGCACGCAATATTTCCTTTCCGCTGGAAGCGGTGAAGATGCCGGCCGCGCAGATCCACGACAAGGTCCAATGGGCGGCCGACCTGTTTGGCATCGGCCACCTGCTGGCGCGCAAGCCCCGCGCACTGTCCGGTGGCGAACGCCAGCGCGTGGCGCTGGCCCGCGCTCTGGTCCGCACACCCAGCCTGTTCCTGATGGACGAGCCCCTGTCCAATCTGGACGCCAAGCTGCGCCATTCGGCACGCCGCGAATTCAAGCGACTGCACCAGCAGACCGGCATCACCACACTGTACGTCACGCACGACCAGGTCGAGGCCATGGGCCTGGGGCAACGCATCGCCGTGATGAACCACGGCAAGATCCAGCAGATCGGCACCCCCTACGAGATCTACCATGAACCGGCCAATACCTTCGTCGCCCAGTTCATGGGCTCGCCGCCGATGAATCTGATCCCGGTGGGCGACTGGCTGCTGGGGTTCCACCCGGAAGATGCACGAATCACCGAACAGACCAGCCTGCCGCAGCACCTGATGCTGCCCGTCGAAATCCAGCAGGTCGAGAACCTCGGCGCCGATTCCCTGGTCTACGGGACATTCGTTCCAAACCGGACCGACATCATCCTCAAATTGCCGGAACGCATGGCCGAAGGTCTGGCCGCCGGCCAATCCTGCACATTCTCGGTCCCCGATCCACTGATCCGGCGCTTCGACCCGCGATCGGGGCTGCAGGCCAAGGACTGA
- a CDS encoding ABC transporter substrate-binding protein — MSYTRFNPPRRSLPPSSPGRRRILQAGGLAGLAAIGAPLFPLRALAADKTLKILQWSHFVPSYDKWFDAFAKAWGEANGVQVTVDHINIGDLVTATTSELSANSGHDIIELGPEAAQFTPNVLDMADINQEAAKQFGAIFPITKRVSYNPVVKTWYAFCHGWTVDCGDYRKSLWEKAGMPDGPATWMQLLEIGEKIRKEQGVQVGIGMSQELDSNMVARSVLWSWGASVQDAEDNVILGKGENRKLAIEAVKYMADLYHRTMTPAIFSWNPASNNQDLIAGKASYIVNSISAYRSAQEAKPDIAKDVFFTGPLAGPKGDAWANVHVLYNYIIPKFAKAREDLAKRFILHLTANYDQAMYQSKLYNSPSFFGTPILSGDRGYAAVTGAKTLQNLNDAWFSHDPFKLPGEADGKLAPLIPSPKWTTNLGHPGYSNPAVGEVFNTFVLPNMMAKAARGDLTPEKAVDEAARQCEAIYAQWRGRGLIGGKKT, encoded by the coding sequence ATGTCGTACACACGCTTCAATCCCCCCCGCCGTTCACTTCCCCCATCTTCCCCCGGCCGACGCCGCATCCTGCAGGCTGGCGGCCTGGCGGGGCTGGCCGCCATCGGCGCCCCGCTATTCCCGCTACGCGCGCTGGCGGCCGACAAAACCCTGAAGATCCTGCAATGGAGCCACTTCGTTCCCAGCTATGACAAATGGTTCGACGCCTTCGCAAAGGCCTGGGGCGAGGCCAACGGGGTTCAGGTCACGGTCGACCACATCAACATCGGCGACCTGGTCACCGCGACGACGTCCGAGCTGTCCGCCAATTCCGGTCACGACATCATCGAACTGGGGCCCGAAGCCGCCCAGTTCACCCCCAACGTCCTGGACATGGCCGACATCAACCAGGAAGCGGCCAAGCAGTTCGGCGCGATTTTCCCGATCACGAAACGCGTCTCCTATAACCCGGTCGTAAAAACCTGGTATGCGTTCTGCCACGGATGGACGGTGGACTGCGGCGACTACCGAAAATCCCTGTGGGAAAAGGCAGGCATGCCCGATGGGCCCGCCACCTGGATGCAGCTGCTGGAAATCGGCGAAAAAATCCGCAAGGAACAGGGCGTCCAGGTCGGGATCGGCATGTCCCAGGAACTGGACTCGAACATGGTGGCCAGATCCGTGCTGTGGTCCTGGGGCGCTTCCGTACAAGACGCGGAGGACAACGTGATCCTGGGCAAGGGCGAAAACCGCAAGCTGGCCATCGAAGCCGTCAAGTACATGGCGGATCTCTACCACCGCACGATGACGCCCGCCATTTTTTCCTGGAATCCCGCGTCCAACAACCAGGACCTCATCGCGGGCAAGGCGTCCTATATCGTGAACTCGATCTCGGCTTATCGCTCGGCCCAGGAAGCCAAACCCGACATCGCCAAGGACGTCTTCTTCACCGGCCCGCTGGCGGGCCCCAAGGGCGATGCCTGGGCCAATGTGCACGTGCTCTATAACTACATCATCCCCAAATTCGCCAAGGCACGAGAGGATCTCGCCAAACGGTTCATCCTGCATCTGACCGCCAACTACGACCAGGCGATGTACCAGAGCAAGCTCTACAACTCGCCCAGCTTCTTTGGCACTCCGATCCTCAGCGGCGATCGGGGCTACGCGGCGGTCACAGGCGCCAAGACCCTGCAAAACCTGAACGACGCCTGGTTTTCCCATGACCCGTTCAAACTACCCGGAGAAGCCGACGGAAAACTCGCACCGCTGATCCCCTCCCCGAAATGGACCACCAACCTGGGGCACCCCGGGTACTCGAATCCGGCTGTGGGCGAGGTCTTCAACACGTTCGTCCTGCCCAACATGATGGCCAAGGCCGCGCGTGGAGATCTGACCCCGGAAAAAGCCGTGGATGAGGCTGCGAGACAGTGCGAAGCCATCTACGCGCAGTGGCGTGGCCGCGGCCTGATCGGCGGCAAGAAAACCTGA
- a CDS encoding sugar ABC transporter permease, which yields MAATRSSMTLSQRDTLLAMGMVLPAILYITLLLGIPIVLAVIYSLNDVTTGSPVMRYIGLENFRALLEMPDFLQAVGNTFVITVSTLIGVLILGTIQAELLVRPTRGKWIIRFLILLPWTAPASLSSIAWLWMFDSTFSPLDWVFRGVGFLGHPGALFGDFDNTFWLGRSGLALFSIILVNVWRLLPLATVIILAGLNGVPRDILEQSEIDGAGYFRRLFQIILPMLIPVFGVTILFTFVFVFTDIVTVFILTRGGPANATQVLPTLAFFTGVQGGSLGRGAAIALFLLPVLAAVSIVILSIIRRREI from the coding sequence ATGGCCGCCACCCGTTCGTCCATGACACTTTCCCAGCGCGACACGCTGCTGGCCATGGGCATGGTGCTGCCCGCCATCCTGTACATCACCCTGCTACTGGGCATCCCGATCGTCCTGGCGGTGATCTACAGTCTGAACGACGTCACCACCGGCAGTCCGGTGATGCGTTACATCGGCCTGGAAAACTTTCGCGCTCTGCTCGAAATGCCAGACTTTCTGCAGGCGGTCGGCAATACCTTCGTCATCACCGTCAGCACCCTGATCGGCGTCCTGATCCTGGGCACGATTCAGGCCGAACTGCTGGTGCGGCCCACCCGGGGAAAATGGATCATCCGCTTCCTGATCCTGCTGCCCTGGACGGCGCCGGCATCGCTCAGTTCCATCGCCTGGCTGTGGATGTTCGATTCGACTTTCAGTCCACTGGACTGGGTATTCCGAGGCGTCGGGTTTCTGGGCCACCCCGGAGCGCTCTTCGGCGATTTCGACAACACCTTCTGGCTGGGCCGCAGCGGCCTGGCCCTGTTTTCCATCATCCTGGTCAACGTCTGGCGCCTGCTGCCGCTGGCCACCGTCATCATCCTGGCTGGTCTGAATGGGGTCCCGCGCGACATCCTGGAACAATCCGAGATCGACGGCGCGGGCTACTTCCGCCGCCTGTTCCAAATCATCCTGCCCATGCTGATTCCGGTCTTCGGGGTGACGATCCTGTTTACGTTCGTCTTCGTCTTCACGGACATCGTGACGGTCTTCATCCTGACGCGCGGCGGGCCGGCCAACGCCACCCAGGTGCTGCCGACCCTGGCGTTCTTCACGGGCGTGCAGGGCGGCTCGCTGGGCCGGGGGGCGGCCATCGCGCTATTCCTGCTACCCGTGCTGGCCGCCGTGTCCATCGTGATCCTGTCCATCATTCGCCGCCGGGAGATCTGA
- a CDS encoding TRAP transporter large permease gives MVSLLLFGTFVLLLIAAVPVAISLGLASAFALLYSGKVSSSFIAQGLVTSIDSFPLMAVPFFILAGDLMGHGGLSRRLLNVGAVFFGRYTGGLAIIAVVTCMFFAAISGSGPATVAAIGGIMLPAMSKAGYDKGWSVGLIASAGSIGIIIPPSIPMIIYAVSANVSITQMFIAGIIPGLMIGIGLIVVAWFSARKRGYTGDERRYTGREIIATIWDAKWALLVPIIILGGIYGGVFTPTEAAAVGVIYGFIIGVFVHRELSWKDIYRVIAESALTSATVILIVGTATIFGRVLTIEQIPVMIAQAMVSLTDSHILILLLINILLLFVGMFMETLAAIIILTPILLPVVLAVGVDPVHFGIVVIVNLAIGMVTPPVGVNLFVGARIGNTSLEKASAGALIFIASMLIILMLITYVPSLSLAPLSLMGK, from the coding sequence ATGGTCTCGCTTCTTCTTTTCGGCACCTTCGTCCTCCTGCTCATTGCCGCCGTCCCGGTGGCGATTTCCCTGGGCCTGGCCTCCGCGTTCGCGCTGCTCTACAGCGGCAAGGTCAGCAGCAGCTTCATCGCTCAGGGACTGGTGACCTCGATCGACTCGTTCCCCTTGATGGCCGTGCCCTTCTTCATCCTGGCCGGCGATCTGATGGGACACGGAGGTCTGTCCCGCCGCCTGCTGAACGTCGGCGCGGTCTTCTTTGGCCGCTACACGGGCGGGCTGGCCATCATCGCCGTGGTCACCTGCATGTTCTTCGCGGCCATTTCCGGATCGGGTCCGGCCACCGTCGCCGCCATCGGCGGCATCATGCTGCCAGCCATGAGCAAGGCCGGCTATGACAAAGGCTGGTCGGTCGGACTGATCGCCTCGGCGGGCAGTATCGGCATCATCATTCCGCCGAGCATCCCCATGATCATCTACGCGGTATCGGCCAACGTGTCGATCACGCAGATGTTCATCGCCGGCATCATCCCGGGGCTGATGATCGGCATCGGCCTGATCGTGGTGGCCTGGTTCAGCGCGCGCAAGCGTGGCTACACGGGGGATGAGCGCCGCTACACCGGCCGCGAGATCATCGCCACGATCTGGGATGCCAAATGGGCCTTGCTGGTCCCGATCATCATCCTGGGCGGCATCTATGGCGGCGTGTTCACCCCCACCGAAGCCGCCGCCGTCGGTGTCATCTACGGGTTCATCATCGGCGTCTTCGTCCACCGTGAACTCAGCTGGAAGGACATCTACCGGGTCATTGCGGAATCCGCCTTGACCTCCGCTACCGTGATCCTGATCGTGGGCACTGCAACGATCTTCGGGCGCGTCCTGACGATCGAGCAGATTCCCGTGATGATTGCCCAGGCCATGGTCAGCCTGACCGACAGCCATATCCTGATCCTGCTGCTGATCAACATTCTGTTGCTGTTTGTCGGCATGTTCATGGAGACCCTGGCAGCCATCATCATCCTGACGCCGATCCTGCTGCCCGTCGTCCTGGCCGTGGGCGTCGATCCGGTGCACTTCGGCATCGTCGTGATCGTCAATCTGGCCATCGGCATGGTGACACCGCCTGTCGGGGTCAACCTGTTCGTCGGCGCCCGCATCGGCAACACCAGCCTGGAGAAAGCCTCGGCCGGTGCCCTGATCTTCATCGCCTCGATGCTCATCATCCTGATGCTCATCACCTATGTGCCGTCGCTGTCGCTGGCACCCCTGAGTCTCATGGGAAAGTGA
- a CDS encoding TRAP transporter substrate-binding protein: MNTLKTYAGHFARKTFLMPGLVALALGLSAQAPAAAQTVLKAAHSSATSSTGHQAFEYMAQQLKQKTDGRITMQIFPSSQLGSEREQIESIQLGNLDMSFVSSAVLGAFNPQFFALDIPFMFKDRAGVYRVLDGKIGTQLMASLDKVGIKGLAYWENGFRQLTNNVRPIRSPKDLEGMKMRTMENEVHIAAWKAEGANPAPLAFGELFTALQQGTFDAQEGPINLFYDMKFYEVQKYITRTNHVYSPWPLLINPDVYNSFSAKDREIFDQVVKDTTQYQRTLAQKADDKAAAAMPQVQIIDLTPEEHTAFASRMGPIREMVKKKVGAQIVDAIDAEVNR, translated from the coding sequence ATGAACACACTCAAGACGTATGCCGGACACTTCGCGCGCAAGACCTTCCTGATGCCAGGACTGGTCGCGCTGGCGCTCGGGCTGAGTGCGCAGGCGCCAGCCGCAGCGCAGACCGTCCTGAAAGCCGCTCACTCGTCGGCCACGTCCAGCACGGGTCACCAGGCATTCGAATACATGGCCCAGCAGCTGAAGCAAAAAACCGACGGCCGCATCACCATGCAGATCTTCCCCAGCTCGCAGCTGGGCAGCGAACGCGAACAGATCGAAAGCATTCAGCTGGGCAACCTGGACATGTCCTTCGTGTCTTCAGCGGTCCTGGGTGCCTTCAACCCGCAGTTCTTCGCCCTGGACATCCCCTTCATGTTCAAGGACCGCGCCGGCGTCTATCGCGTCCTGGACGGAAAAATCGGCACCCAGCTGATGGCCAGCCTGGACAAGGTCGGCATCAAGGGCCTGGCGTACTGGGAAAACGGCTTTCGCCAGCTGACCAACAACGTGCGCCCGATCCGCAGTCCGAAGGACCTCGAAGGCATGAAGATGCGCACCATGGAAAACGAAGTGCACATCGCCGCCTGGAAAGCCGAAGGCGCCAACCCCGCGCCGCTGGCATTCGGCGAACTGTTTACGGCGCTTCAGCAGGGCACGTTCGACGCCCAGGAAGGCCCGATCAACCTGTTCTACGACATGAAGTTCTACGAGGTGCAGAAATACATCACGCGCACGAACCACGTGTATTCGCCCTGGCCCCTGCTGATCAATCCTGACGTCTACAACAGCTTCAGCGCCAAGGACCGCGAAATTTTCGACCAGGTCGTCAAAGACACCACCCAATACCAGCGCACGCTGGCACAAAAGGCGGATGACAAGGCGGCCGCCGCCATGCCTCAGGTCCAGATCATCGACCTGACGCCGGAAGAGCACACCGCTTTTGCCAGCCGCATGGGCCCCATCCGGGAAATGGTCAAGAAAAAGGTCGGCGCCCAGATCGTGGACGCGATCGACGCCGAGGTCAACCGCTAA